From Mucilaginibacter rubeus, a single genomic window includes:
- a CDS encoding metallophosphoesterase family protein, which yields MNSSPLIFAHIGDLHTTKAKEQNYIDLLSIVAQIETELSEQLDFVVLPGDNADNGLAEQYELVTAALKMLSIPVYILAGDHDMEQGNLDNMYQMPLTRQLPLSVLHKDNRCLFIDVCGPGNGGPDFRIGHRQFHWLQNELVAASNAGETILLFMHTFPADLKEPAEQQLLNLLLEKHDVLLVDMGHTHYNEITNNGQTIFTATRSTGQIEEGPVGYSLTAVHDGVISWRFKQLADPFPLAMVTWPADHRLLNRDNQVIEGDYEVSAVILGSGKTLKVECRTGISDWQEMGFSETDNLWKATVHTQEQPSNELTVKATDITGRPGIWTIQPATNNYKEREYKRDGSDADTIGAWPENGLFATQLGPNRNGKPS from the coding sequence ATGAACTCATCTCCCCTGATTTTCGCTCATATTGGCGACCTCCATACCACGAAAGCCAAAGAACAGAATTATATTGACCTGCTGTCGATCGTAGCTCAAATAGAAACAGAGCTCAGTGAACAGCTTGACTTTGTTGTATTACCCGGCGATAATGCCGATAACGGTTTAGCTGAACAATATGAATTAGTAACCGCGGCATTAAAAATGTTGAGTATACCGGTTTATATCCTGGCAGGAGACCATGACATGGAACAGGGAAACCTGGACAATATGTACCAAATGCCATTAACCAGGCAACTGCCGCTATCTGTATTACATAAGGATAACCGGTGTTTATTTATTGATGTTTGTGGACCCGGCAACGGTGGTCCTGACTTCCGGATAGGTCACAGGCAATTTCACTGGCTGCAGAACGAACTGGTTGCAGCCAGCAATGCGGGAGAAACAATACTTTTGTTTATGCACACCTTTCCGGCTGACCTGAAGGAGCCGGCAGAGCAGCAATTGCTTAATCTTCTCTTAGAAAAACATGATGTTTTATTGGTTGATATGGGACATACCCATTATAACGAAATCACCAACAACGGGCAAACCATATTTACGGCAACCCGCTCAACCGGGCAAATTGAGGAAGGGCCGGTAGGTTATTCGCTCACTGCCGTTCATGACGGCGTTATCAGCTGGCGATTTAAACAGCTGGCCGACCCGTTCCCCCTGGCCATGGTTACCTGGCCGGCTGATCACCGTTTACTGAACCGGGATAATCAGGTCATCGAAGGTGATTATGAAGTTTCGGCGGTTATTTTGGGTTCAGGGAAAACTTTAAAAGTTGAATGCAGGACTGGTATTTCCGACTGGCAGGAAATGGGCTTTTCAGAAACAGATAACCTGTGGAAAGCAACTGTGCATACACAGGAACAGCCATCAAACGAGTTGACCGTTAAAGCAACCGACATCACGGGCCGGCCGGGTATCTGGACGATACAACCTGCGACCAACAATTATAAAGAGCGGGAATACAAGCGGGATGGCAGCGATGCGGATACCATAGGTGCCTGGCCGGAAAACGGCCTCTTCGCTACCCAGCTCGGACCAAATCGTAACGGAAAGCCATCATGA
- a CDS encoding MFS transporter: MSKQLKSTTADKKIIWPLQSLNFFMADLQAGIGPFLGIFLLAHGWKSGLIGSVMTIGGVAGMIMTIPAGALIDATKRKRFYVVISAVFTILASCIILFTQEFWLVSISQVATAIAGSAIGPAIIGITLGIVKQKGFNRQNGHNQAFNHAGNVAGSALSGYLGYKYGMPAIFLLAAFFGVLSIISVLMIPADAIDDNAARGMKEGGQDDKASGFKVLFQCKSLLVLAGALAFFHLGNGAMLPLYGLAAATKSHENASVFVSMTIIIAQLVMIGTSLLAMRMADKSGYWLVLLISFLSLPVRGFIAAHMASHTGIYPVQILDGIGAGLQSVAVPGLVAHILNGTGRVNIGQGAVMTVQGLGASLSPAIGGWIAQSLGYNTTFMILGGFAMGSILLWVVFAETIKDAC, from the coding sequence ATGAGCAAACAACTAAAATCCACAACGGCAGACAAAAAGATCATCTGGCCGCTCCAATCCCTTAATTTCTTTATGGCCGATCTGCAGGCAGGGATCGGGCCCTTCCTCGGCATATTCCTGCTGGCGCACGGCTGGAAAAGCGGCTTGATAGGGTCGGTCATGACCATAGGCGGGGTAGCCGGGATGATCATGACCATTCCCGCTGGCGCACTGATCGATGCCACCAAACGAAAACGTTTTTACGTAGTGATCTCCGCAGTATTTACGATACTGGCTTCCTGCATTATTCTGTTCACCCAGGAGTTTTGGCTCGTCAGCATTTCCCAAGTGGCAACGGCCATAGCCGGTTCGGCTATAGGGCCCGCCATAATTGGAATTACCCTGGGGATAGTTAAGCAAAAAGGGTTTAACCGACAGAATGGACACAACCAAGCTTTTAATCACGCGGGTAATGTCGCAGGATCTGCCCTGTCAGGTTATCTCGGGTATAAATATGGCATGCCTGCCATATTTTTATTAGCTGCCTTTTTTGGGGTATTGTCCATCATCTCCGTATTGATGATCCCGGCGGATGCTATCGACGATAACGCAGCCCGAGGTATGAAAGAAGGTGGCCAAGACGATAAGGCGAGTGGTTTTAAAGTACTGTTTCAATGTAAATCTTTACTGGTGCTGGCCGGCGCACTGGCGTTCTTTCACCTGGGAAACGGCGCGATGCTGCCGTTATACGGGCTGGCTGCAGCCACCAAAAGTCATGAAAATGCATCCGTATTTGTGTCGATGACCATTATAATTGCTCAACTGGTGATGATTGGGACTTCTTTGCTGGCCATGCGCATGGCCGATAAAAGCGGGTACTGGCTCGTATTGTTAATTTCTTTCCTATCATTACCTGTTCGGGGCTTTATCGCAGCACATATGGCCAGCCATACCGGTATCTATCCCGTTCAGATACTGGATGGTATAGGTGCGGGACTGCAAAGTGTCGCTGTACCCGGTTTGGTAGCTCATATCCTGAACGGAACAGGACGGGTAAATATAGGCCAGGGCGCGGTTATGACGGTACAAGGACTTGGAGCTTCCCTCAGCCCCGCCATTGGCGGCTGGATAGCGCAGAGCTTAGGTTATAATACCACTTTTATGATCCTTGGCGGATTTGCCATGGGTTCGATTTTATTGTGGGTTGTATTTGCAGAAACCATAAAAGATGCCTGCTAA
- a CDS encoding sensor histidine kinase, whose product MTGKRQFGIKLKITIAFSLIFILLSFSFNLYCYRQIRTLMISDNNAFLLARAQTLLDKTEISPVIIPLPDNNTSIRVLYHFGGKPITVFQSPGVISNINTPSKTGVSDTLGMRVAYVISNNEDNPAELMLVRSGYHLNGNLHYLLLLLFACSLISVLLAGLIAYILSFYLLQPVQRIINAAKVINTNKLRDVIPVRKTNDELQELTVTINTMLVRIDLSLQQQQNFFASASHELKTPLAIMRAEIEVQLLKPDLDTSLSNLMQSQLSEINRLQQVVQEFLLISQLKSNGIALYKQPVDLSSLTLKLFHRVQPLLQQKGLTKNIDFDKKAETFIICGDEDKLNILLMNLIENAIKYAAPHTEVTCTVQGSELKGHIAISVQNAMLQQSIPTENLQNAFHREALDANGAGMGLWLVDQITRLHGGSFSIQSSNFLFVATISLPIA is encoded by the coding sequence ATGACAGGAAAACGGCAATTCGGCATTAAATTAAAAATAACGATCGCATTCAGCCTGATCTTTATTTTGCTAAGTTTTTCTTTTAACCTGTATTGCTACCGGCAAATCAGGACGCTGATGATCTCGGACAATAATGCCTTCCTGCTGGCAAGGGCACAGACGCTGCTGGATAAAACAGAAATATCACCGGTTATCATTCCTTTGCCGGATAACAATACCTCGATCCGGGTGCTTTATCATTTCGGAGGAAAACCAATAACCGTTTTTCAGTCGCCAGGCGTAATCAGCAATATCAATACACCATCTAAAACCGGTGTGAGCGATACCTTAGGTATGCGGGTGGCTTATGTGATCAGCAACAATGAGGATAACCCGGCCGAGCTGATGCTGGTCCGCAGCGGCTACCATTTAAACGGCAACTTGCATTACCTGCTTTTATTGCTGTTTGCCTGCAGCCTGATCAGTGTGCTGCTGGCAGGTTTGATCGCCTATATTTTATCCTTCTACCTGTTACAACCCGTGCAGCGGATCATCAACGCGGCGAAGGTGATCAATACCAATAAGCTCAGGGATGTCATTCCGGTCAGGAAGACGAATGATGAATTGCAGGAGTTAACAGTAACTATCAATACGATGCTGGTAAGGATCGATTTATCCTTACAGCAGCAACAGAATTTTTTTGCATCAGCCTCGCACGAATTGAAAACCCCGCTGGCCATTATGCGTGCTGAGATTGAAGTTCAGCTTTTAAAACCTGACCTCGATACGTCGCTTTCAAACCTGATGCAAAGCCAGCTGTCGGAGATTAACAGGCTTCAGCAGGTGGTGCAGGAATTTTTATTGATCAGTCAATTGAAAAGCAATGGGATAGCTTTATATAAACAACCTGTCGATCTATCATCGCTGACGCTTAAACTGTTTCACCGGGTACAGCCCTTACTGCAGCAAAAGGGACTCACAAAAAACATCGATTTTGATAAAAAGGCAGAAACATTTATTATTTGTGGCGATGAAGATAAGTTGAACATCTTATTGATGAATCTTATTGAAAATGCCATTAAATATGCGGCTCCACATACCGAAGTCACCTGTACCGTTCAAGGATCTGAACTGAAGGGTCATATTGCGATATCGGTCCAAAATGCGATGTTGCAGCAAAGCATTCCAACAGAAAACCTGCAAAACGCCTTTCACCGGGAAGCCCTCGATGCCAATGGTGCAGGTATGGGACTTTGGCTGGTGGATCAGATTACGCGTCTCCATGGCGGTAGTTTCAGCATCCAAAGCAGCAACTTTCTTTTCGTAGCAACGATCAGCCTTCCGATAGCATAG
- a CDS encoding response regulator transcription factor yields MKILLIEDELKLAGFITDGLKHAGHVIDHAADGSKGLETAMAGSYDLILLDLMLPAMNGFEVLKNLRSFHNQTPVIILSALNDTEHVISGLDLGAIDYLKKPFDLEELLARVRSVQRRSLAQGGLKLQVSDLKVDLLSREVCRAGKQVILSNREFSLLEFLLSNPNKVVTKSQILEKVWDMNFDPGSNVVEVHLYQLRKKMDRGYETELIQTVIGRGYILKGEVQKG; encoded by the coding sequence ATGAAAATATTATTGATAGAAGACGAACTTAAACTCGCCGGATTTATAACCGATGGATTGAAGCACGCCGGTCATGTCATCGATCATGCAGCCGACGGAAGCAAGGGACTTGAAACAGCGATGGCAGGAAGTTACGACCTCATTTTACTTGACCTGATGCTGCCGGCCATGAACGGCTTCGAAGTATTAAAAAACCTGCGCAGTTTCCATAACCAAACGCCTGTAATCATCCTTAGCGCCTTAAATGATACCGAACACGTGATCAGCGGCCTTGATCTCGGAGCTATTGATTACCTGAAAAAACCGTTCGACCTGGAAGAATTATTGGCAAGGGTACGTTCGGTGCAAAGGCGTTCGTTAGCACAGGGAGGGCTAAAACTTCAGGTATCGGACCTGAAGGTGGATCTGCTCAGCAGGGAAGTTTGCAGGGCGGGGAAGCAGGTTATCCTGAGCAATCGTGAGTTTTCCTTACTGGAATTCCTGCTCTCTAATCCTAATAAAGTGGTCACCAAATCGCAGATCCTGGAAAAGGTCTGGGATATGAATTTTGACCCAGGAAGCAATGTGGTGGAAGTTCACCTCTATCAGCTCCGAAAAAAAATGGACAGGGGTTATGAAACAGAACTCATACAAACGGTCATCGGCAGGGGCTATATCCTGAAAGGGGAAGTTCAAAAAGGCTAA
- a CDS encoding alpha-L-arabinofuranosidase C-terminal domain-containing protein: MEEDAAKYDSYNRATSPKIFVGEWAAREGAPTTNLNATLGDAAWMTGMKRNSDLVERSCYAPLFVNVN; the protein is encoded by the coding sequence ATGGAAGAGGATGCTGCGAAATACGATAGCTATAACCGTGCAACCAGTCCTAAAATATTTGTGGGCGAATGGGCCGCTCGTGAAGGAGCACCTACAACCAACCTTAATGCAACGCTCGGAGATGCCGCCTGGATGACCGGTATGAAACGCAATAGTGACCTGGTGGAGCGCTCATGTTATGCTCCATTATTTGTGAATGTGAACTAG